In one window of Miscanthus floridulus cultivar M001 chromosome 12, ASM1932011v1, whole genome shotgun sequence DNA:
- the LOC136496522 gene encoding uncharacterized protein At5g08430-like isoform X5 — protein MSFNCSADAHVLKADWHICVQCRGRSDYQCLCCPLYSVCCACLGKVEFVQLRKQNKGFCRTCLNLAIAIEKNDPHVAKTDNYEILFKDYWEGIKDAEHLTLVDLEEASDILNRKLNCKEGANLERFPAVDHKSDENTSPDNGANDQTIPFDSKGKQIKANTSQKNKSNKRTYVGWGSRELIGFLSSFGKDTSKPLEELEIIGVVKGYIKEKKLYQDDKKLRFLCDDKLQPLFTRRKVRCKMIRRFLAVHLASNAVSEDERFCSSEDDDDAPVIKKRPRNSLEPKIAKRVSERSKRHFASLTQNNINLIYLRKTLVISLLMSQPDIFEQKVVGCFVRVKCGQKVHSYEIPRKAYLLGQVTGIMKSENEYKINDTCTNILLCVTGLLDDVSISMLSDEDLAEDECDDLISLAEKGLLKRATVAELEEKVATVHKDIVNHWIERELVRLERKIDIAQMKGLHVELVELLDQKKLLNTPAERRRRLEEVPEIVPDTEYRDKETELQVAASNSSQESRGAAHQAVDSLNVLNGEPSKGGTEQIHDCLNVLNKESSEAASKQVDATCEAPSEAHEACLSGVTPDPALHYQMDDTQVNADGSPTQAMNIDQDESDHSRQAAMAKINEVVEVIDLSSDDDEDPSTGQHKPEGKAMHALRAMNGDVHLEQREPAPATMNGVLQPEQRQPAHTAMNGVLRPEQHGPEHAATNGVSPSALLWQWHYRDPQGETQGPFTLMHMLHWKRLGFFNNEGFRVWKTGQTSEQAILLRDAFLLHL, from the exons ATGTCCTTCAATTGTTCTGCAGATGCTCATGTCTTGAAGGCTG ATTGGCACATATGTGTCCAGTGCAGAGGACGTTCTGATTATCAGTGCCTGTGCTGTCCACTTTACTCAGTTTGCTGTGCCTGCCTTGGAAAAGTAGAATTTGTGCAACTGAGAAAGCAAAATAAGGGATTCTGCAGAACCTGCTTGAACCTGGCTATCGCGATTGAGAAGAATGATCCTCATGTG GCAAAAACAGATAACTACGAAATTTTGTTTAAAGACTACTGGGAAGGAATTAAAGATGCAGAACATTTGACATTGGTTGACCTGGAAGAAGCTAGTGATATTCTGAATAGAAAGCTTAACTGTAAAGAAGGAGCGAATTTAGAGAGATTTCCAGCTGTTGATCACAAGTCGGATGAAAATACATCTCCTGATAATGGCGCCAATGATCAAACAATTCCTTTTGACTCTAAGGGCAAACAGATTAAAGCGAACACATCACAGAAGAACAAGTCAAATAAGAGAACCTATGTTGGGTGGGGTTCCAGAGAGCTAATTGGATTCTTGTCAAGTTTTGGAAAGGATACGTCAAAACCTCTTGAAGAACTTGAAATTATTGGAGTTGTCAAGGGGTacatcaaagagaagaaactataCCAGGACGATAAGAAACTTCGTTTCTTGTGTGATGATAAGCTGCAACCCCTGTTTACGAGAAGAAAAGTGAGATGCAAAATGATCCGTAGGTTCTTGGCAGTTCATCTAGCTTCAAATGCAGTTTCAGAAGATGAAAGATTTTGCAgttctgaagatgatgatgacgccCCAGTTATTAAAAAGAGACCTCGGAATAGTCTGGAGCCAAAGATTGCTAAGAGGGTCTCAGAAAGAAGCAAGAGACATTTTGCGTCCCTTACTCAGAATAATATCAACCTAATCTACCTGAGAAAAACTTTAGTTATTAGTCTTTTGATGAGTCAGCCAGACATATTTGAACAGAAAGTTGTTGGCTGTTTTGTTAGAGTCAAGTGCGGCCAAAAGGTGCACAGCTATGAAATACCTAGAAAAGCATACCTGCTTGGACAAGTAACAG GCATCATGAAGTCTGAAAATGAATACAAGATAAATGATACATGTACAAATATTCTCTTATGTGTTACTGGTTTGTTGGATGATGTCAGTATATCAATGCTCTCAGATGAGGATTTAGCAGAG GATGAGTGTGATGATCTTATTTCTTTGGCTGAGAAAGGACTACTGAAACGGGCCACTGTT GCTGAGTTGGAGGAAAAGGTGGCAACAGTACATAAAGACATAGTTAATCAT TGGATTGAAAGAGAACTTGTGAGACTAGAAAGAAAGATCGACATTGCGCAGATGAAAGGGTTACACGTAGAAT TGGTGGAACTACTGGACCAAAAAAAACTTTTAAACACACCAGCTGAAAGACGGCGTCGTCTTGAAGAGGTTCCAGAAATTGTTCCAGATACAGAATACAGAGACAAGGAAACTGAACTCCAAGTTGCAGCAAGCAACTCATCTCAAGAGAGTAGAG GTGCCGCTCATCAAGCAGTTGATTCTTTGAATGTTCTCAATGGGGAACCATCAAAAG GTGGTACAGAGCAAATACATGATTGTTTGAACGTTCTTAACAAAGAATCATCAGAAG CTGCATCTAAGCAAGTTGATGCTACTTGTGAAGCTCCTTCTGAAG CTCATGAAGCCTGCCTCAGTGGTGTTACTCCTGATCCTGCACTACATTATCAAATGGACGATACTCAAG TTAATGCAGATGGTAGCCCAACTCAAGCCATGAACATTGACCAAGATGAAAGTGACCACTCCCGGCAAGCTGCCATGGCAAAGATTAATGAAGTTGTAGAAGTCATCGATCTAAGCAGTGATGACGATGAGGACCCTAGCACAGGGCAACATAAGCCAGAAGGCAAGGCGATGCATGCTCTAAGGGCCATGAATGGGGATGTTCACCTGGAGCAGCGAGAGCCAGCACCTGCAACCATGAATGGGGTTCTTCAGCCGGAGCAGCGACAGCCAGCTCATACAGCCATGAATGGAGTTCTGCGCCCAGAGCAGCACGGGCCAGAACATGCAGCCACGAACGGCGTGTCACCTTCGGCGCTCCTGTGGCAGTGGCACTACAGAGACCCTCAAGGAGAGACCCAAGGGCCATTCACGCTGATGCACATGTTGCATTGG